From the Pomacea canaliculata isolate SZHN2017 linkage group LG4, ASM307304v1, whole genome shotgun sequence genome, one window contains:
- the LOC112562928 gene encoding cell wall integrity and stress response component 2-like — protein MDCTCFDLVGFAAQGQIQLNLKLLFINLLLWAACHPQLALNSAAQTLQSAQHEEELSPTLVLQSSLLPDVFFVDKFNPTAQTHFSHVGPSLDSLINTPASDFPDAASQSTTFTLSLTKEFYLESSEKTLFPVSASFIDSVADTPRWISPSLYETSGLPPFETPAKVFNIASPTDIVSSSDSILESIESSYQILTLSSSSLLRTPSPVYKVSDLTSQTSDNFSRFLSSPMSVHWTSKLLDINATVVISSSSEHIIPSRAEETTPADWPSSASLITSLPPGNLSCAQGGDDCEEVNEGLDDGVRLKVIIGVVCGAAALVLLLVVLIGFLFRRRGKMSSGSKIDLSSYWDDSVTLSYINGHADIPKDNADEMISLDNDSFLNSLDSMSFTNMWTTDTAKHTNF, from the exons ATGGATTGCACTTGTTTTGATCTTGTGGGCTTTGCTGCACAAG GTCAGATCCAGTTAAACCTCAAACTCTTGTTCATAAATTTATTGCTGTGGGCTGCATGTCACCCTCAACTGGCCCTCAACAGTGCAGCTCAAACTCTGCAGTCTGCTCAGCATGAAGAGGAACTGTCACCAACCTTAGTCTTGCAATCAAGCCTGCTCcctgatgttttctttgttgacaaATTCAACCCAACAGCCCAGACTCACTTTTCGCATGTGGGTCCCTCCCTAGACAGTTTAATAAACACACCAGCCTCAGATTTTCCAGATGCAGCTTCTCAAAGTACAACATTCACTTTAAGTTTGacgaaagaattttatttagaaTCCTCTGAGAAAACTCTTTTTCCAGTGTCAGCCAGCTTCATTGATTCAGTTGCAGACACTCCACGATGGATAAGTCCTAGTCTGTATGAGACCAGTGGTTTACCACCCTTTGAAACTCCAGCCAAAGTATTTAACATTGCTTCTCCAACAGATATTGTGTCAAGCTCTGACAGTATTCTTGAGAGTATTGAGAGTTCTTATCAAATACTGacactttcatcatcatcattgctcaGGACACCTTCACCTGTATATAAAGTATCTGATTTGACATCTCAGACAAGTGACAATTTCAGTAGGTTCTTATCTTCCCCGATGTCTGTGCACTGGACAAGCAAACTTTTGGACATTAATGCCACTGTGGTGATAAGCTCATCATCAGAGCATATAATACCTTCCAGAGCAGAGGAAACCACTCCCGCTGACTGGCCATCATCTGCATCTCTGATAACCAGTTTGCCACCTGGTAACCTGTCTTGTGCACAAGGAGGGGATGACTGTGAAGAGGTTAACGAAGGGCTTGATGATGGTGTACGACTAAAGGTCATCATAGGAGTGGTATGTGGGGCTGCAGCTTTGGTTCTGCTGCTTG TTGTCTTGATTGGCTTTCTGTTTCGACGACGGGGTAAAATGTCTTCTGGATCAAAGATAGATCTTTCCAGCTATTGGGATGACAGTGTCACCTTGAGCTACATTAATGGGCATGCTGATATTCCAAAg GACAATGCTGATGAGATGATTTCACTAGACAACGACTCATTCCTCAACAGCCTGGACAGCATGTCCTTTACCAACATGTGGACCACAGACACTGCCAAGCATACAAACTTTTAA